A part of Thermus sp. LT1-2-5 genomic DNA contains:
- the hpaD gene encoding 3,4-dihydroxyphenylacetate 2,3-dioxygenase — MAIVRVGFLELWVQDLERSLEFYQGLLGMLLERREGKAAYLRGYEEREWSLKLTEAPRAAVAALGFKVDSEEGLEEALAWARKEGLAHRLEADWGRPRVLRVQDPFGYPLAFYFQAEKLPRMLQEYHLHRGPGILRIDHVNLFAPEVGRATRYYQEVLGFRLTEYTEDEEGRLWASWLHRKGNVHDVAFTNGEGPRLHHLAYWLPDPMAVIRAADILAGARRTDAIERGPGRHGISNAMFLYLRDPDGHRVELYTSDYLTVDPDLPPVRWSLNDPRRQTLWGHRTPKSWFLEGSLLVDLEGNPVPTQSPALLGLPEHVT, encoded by the coding sequence GGGTAGGTTTCCTAGAGCTTTGGGTCCAGGACCTGGAGCGGAGCCTGGAGTTCTACCAGGGGCTTTTGGGGATGCTTCTGGAAAGGCGGGAAGGGAAGGCGGCCTACCTTAGGGGCTACGAGGAGCGGGAGTGGAGCCTGAAGCTCACCGAGGCCCCCCGGGCTGCGGTGGCCGCCCTCGGCTTCAAGGTGGATTCGGAGGAGGGCTTGGAGGAGGCTTTGGCCTGGGCCCGTAAGGAGGGGCTTGCCCACCGCCTCGAGGCGGACTGGGGGAGGCCCCGGGTCCTCCGGGTGCAGGACCCCTTCGGCTACCCCTTGGCCTTTTACTTCCAGGCGGAGAAGCTTCCCCGCATGCTCCAGGAGTACCACCTCCACCGGGGGCCCGGGATTTTGCGCATCGACCACGTGAACCTCTTCGCCCCGGAGGTGGGCCGGGCCACCCGCTATTACCAGGAGGTCCTTGGCTTCCGCCTGACGGAGTACACGGAGGACGAAGAGGGTCGGCTTTGGGCGAGCTGGCTCCACCGCAAGGGGAACGTGCACGACGTGGCCTTCACCAACGGGGAAGGCCCCAGGCTCCACCACCTCGCCTACTGGCTTCCCGACCCCATGGCGGTGATCCGGGCGGCGGACATCCTGGCGGGGGCCCGGCGCACGGACGCCATCGAACGGGGCCCGGGGCGGCACGGCATCTCCAACGCCATGTTCCTCTACCTAAGGGACCCCGATGGGCACCGGGTGGAGCTCTACACCTCTGACTACCTCACCGTGGACCCCGACCTGCCCCCGGTGCGCTGGAGCCTCAACGACCCCAGGCGCCAGACCCTCTGGGGCCACCGCACCCCCAAGAGCTGGTTTTTGGAGGGAAGCCTCCTGGTGGACCTCGAGGGCAACCCGGTACCCACCCAAAGCCCCGCCCT